A stretch of the Schistocerca serialis cubense isolate TAMUIC-IGC-003099 chromosome 2, iqSchSeri2.2, whole genome shotgun sequence genome encodes the following:
- the LOC126458016 gene encoding cuticle protein 21-like isoform X2, with protein sequence MACKLIVLAAVVAVAQAGYLRAAPAIAAPAAVAAEYDPNPQYSYGYNVQDALTGDSKAQQETRSGDVVQGSYSVAEPDGSIRTVDYTADPVNGFNAVVHREGGAHPAPVVAAAPAYAAAPALAYGKAYHG encoded by the exons ATGGCTTGCAAG TTGATCGTCTTGGCCGCAGTGGTAGCAGTGGCACAGGCAGGCTACCTGCGAGCCGCCCCCGCcatcgccgcccccgccgccgtggCCGCTGAGTACGACCCCAACCCCCAGTACAGCTACGGGTACAACGTGCAGGACGCCCTCACCGGCGACTCGAAGGCGCAGCAGGAAACCCGCAGCGGAGACGTCGTCCAGGGCAGCTACAGCGTCGCCGAACCCGACGGCTCCATCCGCACCGTCGACTACACCGCCGACCCCGTCAACGGCTTCAACGCCGTCGTGCACAGGGAGGGCGGCGCGCACCCCGCCCCCGTCGTGGCCGCCGCCCCCGCCTACGCCGCCGCCCCCGCGCTGGCCTACGGCAAGGCCTACCACGGCTAG
- the LOC126458016 gene encoding cuticle protein 21-like isoform X1 — protein MACKQLIVLAAVVAVAQAGYLRAAPAIAAPAAVAAEYDPNPQYSYGYNVQDALTGDSKAQQETRSGDVVQGSYSVAEPDGSIRTVDYTADPVNGFNAVVHREGGAHPAPVVAAAPAYAAAPALAYGKAYHG, from the exons ATGGCTTGCAAG CAGTTGATCGTCTTGGCCGCAGTGGTAGCAGTGGCACAGGCAGGCTACCTGCGAGCCGCCCCCGCcatcgccgcccccgccgccgtggCCGCTGAGTACGACCCCAACCCCCAGTACAGCTACGGGTACAACGTGCAGGACGCCCTCACCGGCGACTCGAAGGCGCAGCAGGAAACCCGCAGCGGAGACGTCGTCCAGGGCAGCTACAGCGTCGCCGAACCCGACGGCTCCATCCGCACCGTCGACTACACCGCCGACCCCGTCAACGGCTTCAACGCCGTCGTGCACAGGGAGGGCGGCGCGCACCCCGCCCCCGTCGTGGCCGCCGCCCCCGCCTACGCCGCCGCCCCCGCGCTGGCCTACGGCAAGGCCTACCACGGCTAG